Proteins from one Streptosporangium becharense genomic window:
- the mnmA gene encoding tRNA 2-thiouridine(34) synthase MnmA gives MSLRVLAAMSGGVDSAVAAARAAEAGHDVTGVHLALSANPQSYRTGARGCCTLEDSRDARRAADVIGIPFYVWDMAERFHHDVVEDFVNEYAAGRTPNPCLRCNEKIKFEAVLDRALALGFDAVVTGHHARLVDGVLRRSPDEGKDQSYVLGVLTRQQLGHAMFPLGDSTKAQVREEAARRGLMVADKPDSHDICFIADGDTRGFLADRLGATPGPIVDESGEVVGAHEGAYGFTVGQRKGLRIDRPAADGRPRYVLSIEPVSNTVTVGPRTSLQVDTIVATRPVWNGPVGEPRGPLACTVQLRAHGEVYDCHAQVSGDELHIELGTPATGVAPGQAAVLYLGDTVIGSATITKAA, from the coding sequence ATGAGTCTTCGTGTGCTTGCCGCCATGTCCGGCGGCGTCGACTCCGCCGTGGCGGCGGCCCGTGCCGCCGAGGCGGGTCACGACGTCACCGGCGTCCACCTGGCCCTCTCCGCCAACCCCCAGTCCTACCGGACCGGCGCCCGCGGGTGCTGCACGCTCGAAGACTCGCGTGACGCCCGCAGGGCCGCCGACGTCATCGGCATCCCCTTCTACGTCTGGGACATGGCCGAGCGGTTCCACCACGACGTCGTCGAGGACTTCGTCAACGAGTACGCCGCCGGACGCACCCCCAACCCGTGCCTGCGCTGCAACGAGAAGATCAAGTTCGAGGCGGTGCTCGACCGGGCCCTCGCCCTCGGCTTCGACGCGGTCGTCACCGGGCACCACGCGCGCCTCGTCGACGGCGTGCTCCGCCGCAGTCCCGACGAGGGCAAGGACCAGTCCTACGTCCTCGGCGTGCTCACCAGGCAGCAGCTCGGGCACGCCATGTTCCCGCTGGGCGACTCCACCAAGGCGCAGGTCCGCGAGGAGGCCGCCCGGCGCGGGCTGATGGTCGCCGACAAGCCCGACAGCCACGACATCTGTTTCATCGCCGACGGCGACACCCGCGGCTTCCTGGCCGACCGCCTCGGTGCGACCCCCGGCCCGATCGTCGACGAGTCGGGCGAGGTCGTCGGCGCCCACGAGGGTGCCTACGGCTTCACCGTCGGCCAGCGCAAGGGCCTGCGGATCGACCGTCCCGCCGCCGACGGCCGCCCGCGTTACGTGCTGTCCATCGAGCCGGTCTCCAACACGGTCACCGTCGGCCCGCGCACGTCCTTGCAGGTCGACACCATCGTCGCGACCCGGCCGGTGTGGAACGGCCCGGTGGGCGAGCCGCGCGGGCCGCTGGCGTGCACGGTGCAGCTGCGTGCCCACGGAGAGGTGTACGACTGCCACGCGCAGGTCTCCGGCGACGAGCTCCACATCGAGCTGGGCACCCCCGCGACGGGGGTCGCCCCCGGTCAGGCGGCCGTGCTGTACCTCGGCGACACCGTGATCGGCTCCGCCACGATCACCAAGGCCGCCTGA
- a CDS encoding MBL fold metallo-hydrolase produces MKLTKFGHACVRLEKGDSVLVIDPGSFSEESALDGARAVLITHEHFDHVEADRLRRAAEADPALEIWTNESVAATLPDVPATIRVVRDGDSFETAGFAVRTVGEWHAPNHPDMPIVSNVGFLVDEEVFYPGDALTPPGVEVPTLLVPTNAPWLKAYEMIEYLREIRPARAFSTHDGLLNDIGLGLVDRWLEMEAGKQKAEMRRLAPGESVTLP; encoded by the coding sequence GTGAAACTCACGAAATTCGGACACGCCTGTGTACGCCTGGAGAAGGGCGACTCCGTCCTGGTGATCGACCCCGGCTCCTTCAGCGAGGAGTCCGCGCTGGACGGGGCCCGGGCCGTTCTCATCACCCACGAGCACTTCGACCACGTGGAGGCCGACCGGCTGCGCCGCGCGGCCGAGGCCGACCCGGCGCTGGAGATCTGGACCAACGAGAGCGTCGCGGCCACCCTGCCGGACGTCCCGGCCACGATTCGGGTGGTGCGCGACGGCGACTCCTTCGAGACCGCCGGCTTCGCGGTACGGACCGTCGGCGAGTGGCACGCCCCGAACCACCCGGACATGCCGATCGTGAGCAACGTCGGCTTCCTGGTGGACGAGGAGGTCTTCTACCCGGGTGACGCGCTCACCCCGCCGGGGGTCGAGGTGCCCACGCTCCTGGTGCCGACCAACGCGCCGTGGCTGAAGGCGTACGAGATGATCGAGTATCTCCGCGAGATCCGCCCCGCCCGTGCGTTCTCCACCCACGACGGGCTGCTCAACGACATCGGGCTCGGCCTGGTCGACAGGTGGCTGGAGATGGAGGCCGGCAAGCAGAAGGCGGAGATGCGCCGCCTCGCGCCCGGCGAGTCGGTGACCCTCCCCTGA
- a CDS encoding methionine synthase, which yields MSGRYPWGEATSTGVGSHPGEDHAEAIRVVLGESPRLPYLPELPARGVGADMAGRTASLLLDLPVEVQPSGWRFTDRPGRDLKRARDHLRRDLDALEEAAQGYEGPFKVQVCGPWTLAGMIELRHGDKTLADPGAVRDLVESLAEGVAAHVTEVRRRLPGVSEIVLQVDEPGLPGVLAGTVPTASGFGRLSAVDAQLAAERLGAVFPGGVFPVVHCCAPGVPFGVLRRAGAAGISLDASLLRRRDEDTIGEAVEAGTALLMGVVPGVDARLPDVGVIAAPAVELWRRLGLRAATLAAQVVLTPACGLAGASPAYARAALAACGKAARVLREDPGE from the coding sequence ATGAGCGGCAGGTACCCATGGGGTGAGGCGACCTCGACCGGCGTCGGGTCGCACCCGGGAGAAGACCACGCGGAGGCGATCAGGGTCGTCCTGGGGGAGTCGCCCCGGCTGCCGTACCTGCCGGAGCTGCCGGCCCGCGGCGTCGGCGCCGACATGGCCGGACGCACCGCGTCGCTCCTGCTGGACCTGCCCGTGGAGGTCCAGCCGTCCGGGTGGCGGTTCACCGACCGGCCGGGGCGTGACCTCAAGCGCGCCCGCGACCACCTCAGGCGGGATCTCGACGCGCTGGAGGAGGCCGCCCAGGGTTACGAGGGCCCCTTCAAGGTGCAGGTGTGCGGGCCGTGGACGCTCGCCGGGATGATCGAGCTCAGGCACGGCGACAAGACCCTCGCCGACCCGGGGGCGGTGCGCGACCTGGTGGAGTCGCTGGCCGAGGGGGTCGCCGCGCACGTCACCGAGGTGCGCCGCAGGCTGCCGGGCGTCTCGGAGATCGTGCTCCAGGTCGACGAGCCCGGCCTGCCCGGGGTGCTCGCCGGCACGGTGCCCACCGCCTCCGGGTTCGGCCGGCTGTCCGCCGTCGACGCCCAGCTCGCCGCCGAACGGCTGGGGGCGGTGTTCCCCGGGGGCGTGTTCCCGGTGGTGCACTGCTGCGCTCCGGGCGTCCCCTTCGGCGTCCTGCGCAGGGCGGGCGCCGCGGGGATCTCGCTGGACGCCTCCCTGCTGCGGCGGCGGGACGAGGACACGATCGGCGAGGCCGTCGAGGCCGGCACGGCGCTGCTGATGGGGGTCGTGCCCGGCGTGGACGCCCGGCTGCCCGACGTCGGCGTGATCGCCGCTCCCGCCGTCGAGCTCTGGCGCCGCCTCGGTCTCCGCGCCGCCACCCTGGCGGCGCAGGTGGTCCTCACCCCCGCGTGCGGCCTGGCCGGGGCCTCGCCCGCCTACGCCAGGGCGGCCCTGGCCGCCTGCGGCAAGGCCGCCCGCGTGCTGCGGGAGGATCCCGGCGAGTGA